The sequence AAAAGTGCCCCTTGTCCGCCAACCGATTGACAACATAGACATAACAAAGCTGATGGATGAGTTCTACTAGAAACTGCATGGATTTATAGGCAAAACAAACACGAAAAGTGGGTTTATTCGCCCAGAAAACAAGTTCTGTATTGCACCAGTTTTATCTTTATGCGATGAAAAATGGATTGAATTAATACTTGCCAACATCAAAAGAAAAGGCCGATTTTATCTCTTATAAGCCTCGTCATGGTGCTTCAAGCTCACAAAAAGGATGAACTTTTTCTCCCTGAAAACCCGGAAAAGCAGGACAAAGCTTGAATCAATATGAACCCGCTTGTAATCAGATAAGCCATATTGCATGTTTTTGTAGTGTTCAATAGATGCTTCGTCTGATTGGACAACTTCTTTTATTTTTTTTGCCAGGATTTCACAACGCTTTGGGTCTTTCTTGGCAAGCTTCTTGACAGTCAGCTTAAGCT is a genomic window of Candidatus Parvarchaeota archaeon containing:
- a CDS encoding addiction module toxin RelE; its protein translation is MKGACVYYFDYSDKLKLTVKKLAKKDPKRCEILAKKIKEVVQSDEASIEHYKNMQYGLSDYKRVHIDSSFVLLFRVFREKKFILFVSLKHHDEAYKR